The nucleotide window ACATTAAATCGTTCTTATCCTCTTTGTCCTCCAAGAAAATGCCGCTCGTTGTCATCATTCCGCCAGCCATTTTCTCGATAGTCACTGTGCCATAAGGGATAATCGCGCGAATCGTATCTTCATCGAGCTTATCCGCGTCACACGGTAATGCCAATTTGATATTAACGACCATATTTTGCAAGTCGCCATCTGGTAAAAGCCCTTGAATTCCGGGCATCGAGTTAGTGAAAATCGCGTTCCGCACAGCGCGTTCAGCTGCTTTGGTTATGTTTTGACCATGGACATCGACGCCAAAGCCAGTTTGGATAAATAGAATTTGTTCCATCATAAATCACTCCTTAAAATCTTTTATTAAAGCGGCACCCGGTCGGTTTTTTGCGTAGCCTTCCATTACTTCTGTGAAATGCTTTCCGTCCGTATCTGAGGAGTCGGCGAAAATTTCTGCCATTTGTTTGCGTTGTGCGGCGCCGAGTTCGTTTTCTAGATCTTTGCCAGCTGTCGTTAGGAAAATACAGCGTTGGCGTTTGTCACGTGTACCTTGTTCAATCGTGAGAAGTTCGCGCTCTTTGAGTTCCGCGAGTGGTTGGTGTAAGGCTTGTTTGGATATTTCTAAAAATGTTAAAAGTTCATTAATAGTAAGGCCAGGCATCCGCGCTGTGAAAAATAAAATACGATGATGCAATCTTTTTAGTGAATGTTTGGCAATAATTAAATCAGCTGTCTCTGTAAAAGCCTTATAACCGAAGTAAAATAAAGCGATTTGTTGATTCATGTTTTGCTCATTGTTCATAAATATACCCCTTTTTCTGTCAATATCAACAGTATAGCATAAATAAGGAAAAGCAATAGGGGATAGAGCATCACTTTTTCAGAGCATTTTTCTAGTTTTAAATGATAATTATTTAACTAAAGCAAAACGATTTCGTGTAATATTAGTATTTAAAACCACCTATTTGTGTACAAAATGTTACGTTAATAGAATTTTCAATTTTATTTTATTTGAATAAAAAAGCGCTATCTTTGTTGATTTAAAGCCATTTATCTAAAAATAAGATTGAATAATATGAATATTAAAGCAAATCAAACGTGAAATATATTACGAAAACGTATTGAGAGTTGCTTTTTAGGCGGTTATACTTTGGGAAGAAATTAACCACTAAGGAGACTTTAAATGAAAAAAGCACTGAAAGTATTTCTTGCGATGATTTGTATATTCATAATGATATACCCTTCCACGGCAGCTCACGCAGAAGAAACGAATAATAATGTTACTATTCCAGATACCAATCTTAGAGCCTATCTAAATGGCTTACTCAAACAAGCAAGTGATGCTCCAATAACGAAAACGCAAATGAACACAATACAAACCGTGACACTTTCTGGTAGTACTTTTACAGATTTAACCGGTTTAGAAGAAGCTGATAATCTTGTCACGCTTTCACTCAATAACACAAAAATCACGACACTCGCACCGATTAAAAACCAAACATCTTTGACTTACATAACAGTTGGCGGCGACAACGTAGTAGATAGCCTTTTTGTAGATTTAAATGGACTTGTCAATTTACAAAGCATTAGCATTAGCGGAAGTGAAGTTACACATAATGTCTTCAAAAATTTTAATAAATTACCGAAATTAACCTATATCTACGCGCAAAACTCCATGAAAATCACAGATATTTCAGCGCTCGCATCTTTACCGGCTTTGACAACGCTTTTCGTGCAATTTGACGGAATTGATGATTTTAGACCATTAAATGATTTCGTAAGTTTTAAAAATGGAAACTTCAAAGCACTCGCAGCTTTCGGGCAAAATACCGGACGAACGAATCCGCGCATTACACTTAAATCAAGCAAACTAGATTTTAACGAAGCAAACCAAACGTTATATTTACCGTTCTCGATGATGCCAAATCCTTTAACTAGTTTTGATGGAACCGTCGCACCTTTTTCAAAATCGACTTCCGCAAGTAATACGTATTTAGGATTTAACGATGTGGCGCTTCCGAGTTCACGTCTGACAATTACCGACGACGGCATTACCGTAAGTGGTGTGACAAAAGAAGAGATCGATAATCTAACCGAAATTGAATACAATGCGCGCTATGATTTTCCGACAGGTAGCTACCCAACACCGCCAAGCATGACGTCTTATACAATTTCAAACGGAACATATGATCAATATTTTGATATTAGCCACACGCTTGATTTAACGGCCGATGAAAGTTTTGATTACAACCAATATGATGCCATTTCAGAAGCACAATTTTTAAAAGATGTGCAAGCGAAAACAGATGACGGAACAGCTGTAACAAGCGATTTTGACCAAGTTGTGAAGCTCGATGTGCCGGGCGAATATACGGTTACATTAAATGCAGAAAATGCTGCTGGACTTAAAGCAGCGCCCGTAAAAGTGAAAGTAACCGTTCATGAAAAACCAGTTATTACAGCAGATTCAAAAATTTCTTATAAACAAAAAACGACTAAATCAGTTGATGAATTTTTAGCTGAAATCCATGGTTCAGTTACTGGAAATGCCATTTTAACAAGCGATTTTGATAAAGTAGTAGATTTAAACACCCCAGGAGAATACACCGTAACTTTAAATGCTGAAAATGAACGTGGCCAAAAAGCAGATCCTGTAACCGTCATTGTAACAGTAACTGCCGGCAACGATGCAACAGTAATTCCAACCCCACCAACACCAGAAGAAAAACCCACACCTCAAGAAGAAACAAACAATAACAACACAATCCCAGAGATCATTAGCGAAAACTCAGAAGACCAAGCACCAGAGAAAGCGGCGACAGAACCAGCCTCATTAACAACGAAAGAAAATAACGTGGCGAAAGCAGAAAATACAAAACAACCAGAAACGAAAGCACTTCCGAAAACTGGCGATAGAGGCATGACTGCATTTCCATTAGCCGGAGTGATGCTCAGTTTGATCGCTCTAATTTTGTACAGAAAAAAGTAAATTCTAAAATATGTGAAATTGTTAGCAAAAACAACGAATGATAGGCCTAAAATCATTTTTATAGGGTATTGAATACTATAAGAAAAGTTGTAGGAGGGTTTATATGATGGAAAAATATCATCGCATTCTTGTAGCAGTGGATGGCTCTGAACCAGCCAAATTAGCCTTTGAAAAAGGACTGGAATTAGCACTCAAATTAGACGGGGTACTTGGAATTGCAAGTATTGTCGATTTACGTGCCTTTTCTCCAAATGTTTCTTATGATGGTAGCTTGGAAGAAAAAGCCGAACTCGAACTAAAAACGAGCGTCAATGAGTATGCCGACAAAGCCAGGGCAGCAGGAGTGGAACATGTTGAAACTTTTGTGGCTAAAGGCAACCCGAAAATCTTGCTTTCTACCGATATTCCTGCAGAGTTTCAAGCAGATTTAATCATTTGCGGAGCGACCGGGATGAATCGAGTGGAAAAACTAGTATTAGGTAGCGTTTCTTCTTATATTATGGCTCACGCAATTTGCGACACTTTAATAGCTCGATAAAAAAGAGTAGATATCTTCTGAAATGGAAGGTATCTACTCTTTTGATTATCAAAATGGATCAAAGTAGCTATATTCTGTTACGCCGCCTTCGATTGGTTTACTGATGCGGTTAAGTTCGTCGACAATTTTTTTCGCATCTTCGCCAAACACGGGAAGCGGTTGATAGTTATTTTCCGTTGTACTACCATCTGAATTTTCATAAGTAGGGACGATGGAAATATCTTTTAGGACGATTTTGTTATCTTCTTTTGTAAAGCGTAGTTGGAACATCGAAGTCATGCGCGAAAGTAGGGTTGGATCCGCTCCGAAAGCAAAGTCGCCCATGCTGTAAACGATGTACTTATCTTTATATTTTTCTACACTTTCAAGACGGTGCGGGTGAGAACCCATAATTATATCAGCACCAGCATCTAAAATCGCGTGGCCAAATTCAGTTTGGTAACTAGTTGGCGTTTCGCGGTATTCGACACCCCAGTGCATATTGACAATAACTAGTGTATCTTCTTTTTTATATTTTTTAATGTCTTTTACGATTCTTTCGAGATAAGCTGGAGATTGCTGACTCATGCGGCAATCGTAGCCAAGCATGACAGTTTTCATGCCTTTAATCGTTGTTTCAAGTGGAGCGTCTGCATTGAAGACTGGAATATTGTTGTCTTTAAATGCTTTTAATGTGTCGTCATAGCCAACTTGGAAATAATCCATTGTGTGGTTGTTTGCGAGATTGGCTGCATCAACACCACTTGCTGGTAAAAAGGCTACGTGAGCGGGGTCGCTTTTGATACGCCACATTTTATTTTCGGCTTTTGTTGCGTTTGTAAAGGCACTTTCGGCGTTTATTACTGTGTAGTCATCTGATTTGAACCAAGGAAGACAGTTTTTAAAAACATAAGTATTGTCGCCGTTATTTTTTTTGAATACATTATCGAATTTGAGGTGTTCGGGCGTTTCTGGATAGGTTCCAAATGAATTATCACCAACCATGGTTAAAGTGACAACGCCTTTTTCTTTTAATCCTTGTTGGTTCGTTGCAGCTGCGGCATAAAACCAATCATATTGCGTTGTTTTTTCGATAGCTGATAGTTTTTGTTCGCTTGCGAGAAAGTCTGGATACACTTTGCCAAGTGCTTTTTCGTCTGCTTTACCAGTTGTATATGACTCGACGGCTTCTAGGCACGCTGTTAGATTTTGGAGATATTCGCCGGATTTATTTTTTTCGGCGGGGTAGGATTTTAGTTCTTTAATTAATTGATTTAAATCGGAAATAGACTCTTTGTCTGCTCCTGAGCTTGCTAGGGCATTCAAAGTTTTCTTAGCTTGTGCTGAAATGGTTTTAACATTAGCTGGACTTGATTTTTTCGGTGTTTCGGTTGGAGTAGCTTTTTGTTCCGGTTTGCTCGTGGAATTAGTGATCCAAAAAGCGCCTACAATAAAAACAAGTACCAAACCAGTGATAATAATATAAGTAAGTTTCTTCAACTAAATGTCCTCCGTGGTTCCTTTTTCTCTAAGTATAGTAATTGTATGAGAGAAAAACAAGTCTTTATTTAGTAAAACAAAAGCCCAAAATATATATTTTGGGCTTTTAAGCGAACTATTTATTTAGAACCATTTTCAACATAGCTTAAATCATTTACATCACCAATAGTGAATTTACCATCTTTGTAAGTGATTTTAGTTACACTTGCATTTTTGATACCAGCAGCAGGAAGTTTGTAACCTGGTTCGATAGTATCAAGTAGCGCGCCAATGCTTAGTCCGTGGGAAACTAGTAATACATTGCTATCGCCATTTTTGCTTTCTTTTTTAGCAACTTCTGTTAAACCATCTTTTAGACGAGCTTGGATAGTTGCATAATCTTCAGCAGGCCAGTTTTCGCCTTCTTTAACACGAGTTTTATCAAGAGCAGCTACGCTATCCGCGAAGCCTTTTGGAGAGATACCAGCTTTTTGCCATTCTTCTAAAGTTTTACCTTGGCTTTTCGCAATATCAGTCCACATATTTTCATTTAAATCGCCTTCATAAGAACCAAAATTGAATTCACGGAAACGTGCATCAGTTTGTACTTCTTTATCAGCAGATTTAGCACTTTCTTT belongs to Listeria swaminathanii and includes:
- a CDS encoding Lin0512 family protein, which codes for MEQILFIQTGFGVDVHGQNITKAAERAVRNAIFTNSMPGIQGLLPDGDLQNMVVNIKLALPCDADKLDEDTIRAIIPYGTVTIEKMAGGMMTTSGIFLEDKEDKNDLMYIVNASVETGY
- a CDS encoding MarR family winged helix-turn-helix transcriptional regulator encodes the protein MNNEQNMNQQIALFYFGYKAFTETADLIIAKHSLKRLHHRILFFTARMPGLTINELLTFLEISKQALHQPLAELKERELLTIEQGTRDKRQRCIFLTTAGKDLENELGAAQRKQMAEIFADSSDTDGKHFTEVMEGYAKNRPGAALIKDFKE
- a CDS encoding LapB repeat-containing protein; translation: MKKALKVFLAMICIFIMIYPSTAAHAEETNNNVTIPDTNLRAYLNGLLKQASDAPITKTQMNTIQTVTLSGSTFTDLTGLEEADNLVTLSLNNTKITTLAPIKNQTSLTYITVGGDNVVDSLFVDLNGLVNLQSISISGSEVTHNVFKNFNKLPKLTYIYAQNSMKITDISALASLPALTTLFVQFDGIDDFRPLNDFVSFKNGNFKALAAFGQNTGRTNPRITLKSSKLDFNEANQTLYLPFSMMPNPLTSFDGTVAPFSKSTSASNTYLGFNDVALPSSRLTITDDGITVSGVTKEEIDNLTEIEYNARYDFPTGSYPTPPSMTSYTISNGTYDQYFDISHTLDLTADESFDYNQYDAISEAQFLKDVQAKTDDGTAVTSDFDQVVKLDVPGEYTVTLNAENAAGLKAAPVKVKVTVHEKPVITADSKISYKQKTTKSVDEFLAEIHGSVTGNAILTSDFDKVVDLNTPGEYTVTLNAENERGQKADPVTVIVTVTAGNDATVIPTPPTPEEKPTPQEETNNNNTIPEIISENSEDQAPEKAATEPASLTTKENNVAKAENTKQPETKALPKTGDRGMTAFPLAGVMLSLIALILYRKK
- a CDS encoding universal stress protein, with product MEKYHRILVAVDGSEPAKLAFEKGLELALKLDGVLGIASIVDLRAFSPNVSYDGSLEEKAELELKTSVNEYADKARAAGVEHVETFVAKGNPKILLSTDIPAEFQADLIICGATGMNRVEKLVLGSVSSYIMAHAICDTLIAR
- a CDS encoding CapA family protein; amino-acid sequence: MKKLTYIIITGLVLVFIVGAFWITNSTSKPEQKATPTETPKKSSPANVKTISAQAKKTLNALASSGADKESISDLNQLIKELKSYPAEKNKSGEYLQNLTACLEAVESYTTGKADEKALGKVYPDFLASEQKLSAIEKTTQYDWFYAAAATNQQGLKEKGVVTLTMVGDNSFGTYPETPEHLKFDNVFKKNNGDNTYVFKNCLPWFKSDDYTVINAESAFTNATKAENKMWRIKSDPAHVAFLPASGVDAANLANNHTMDYFQVGYDDTLKAFKDNNIPVFNADAPLETTIKGMKTVMLGYDCRMSQQSPAYLERIVKDIKKYKKEDTLVIVNMHWGVEYRETPTSYQTEFGHAILDAGADIIMGSHPHRLESVEKYKDKYIVYSMGDFAFGADPTLLSRMTSMFQLRFTKEDNKIVLKDISIVPTYENSDGSTTENNYQPLPVFGEDAKKIVDELNRISKPIEGGVTEYSYFDPF
- a CDS encoding histidine phosphatase family protein; amino-acid sequence: MKKNIFKLLMALCAVLLIAGCGNSTSADKKETKETKEDGTVTFYVVRHGKTMLNTTDRVQGWSDAVLTPAGEKVVTSAGKGLKDVDFSAAYSSDSGRAIQTANLILKESAKSADKEVQTDARFREFNFGSYEGDLNENMWTDIAKSQGKTLEEWQKAGISPKGFADSVAALDKTRVKEGENWPAEDYATIQARLKDGLTEVAKKESKNGDSNVLLVSHGLSIGALLDTIEPGYKLPAAGIKNASVTKITYKDGKFTIGDVNDLSYVENGSK